The Microcaecilia unicolor chromosome 13, aMicUni1.1, whole genome shotgun sequence genome has a window encoding:
- the MRPL20 gene encoding 39S ribosomal protein L20, mitochondrial, protein MVFLSVSHWIRNRGADRYWRVQEVLKHARHFRGRKNRCFMLAVRSVQRAFVNATKARKAKKRYMRTLWINRIAGACREHGLKYPALIYNLVKTQVALNRKVISDLAIYEPKTFKSLAALAQRRREEGFLAALGDGKEPEGIFSRVVKHH, encoded by the exons ATGGTGTTTCTGAGTGTGTCCCACTGGATTCGTAATCGCGGTGCGGACCGATACTGGCGTGTTCAGGAGGTGCTTAAACATGCCCGG CATTTTCGTGGAAGGAAAAATCGCTGCTTCATGTTGGCCGTCAGAAGCGTTCAAAGAGCTTTTGTAAATGCCACAAAAGCAAGGAAGGCTAAGAAGCGGTATATGAGAACG CTTTGGATTAACAGAATTGCAGGAGCTTGTCGAGAACATGGTTTGAAATATCCTGCTCTCATCTATAATTTAGTTAAG ACTCAGGTAGCTTTGAACAGAAAAGTGATCTCTGACTTAGCCATTTATGAACCGAAAACCTTCAAGTCATTGGCTGCTCTGGCCCagcggaggagggaggaaggtttTCTGGCTGCGCTGGGAGATGGCAAAGAGCCAGAAGGAATATTTTCCCGTGTGGTCAAGCATCATTAA